One window from the genome of Paenibacillus azoreducens encodes:
- a CDS encoding ATP-binding protein, with protein MGRPLCEANDAHAIAASKQYCKQTGVNPDEPPIFNRRYSHAELAGKRAQYGEYIEVIHFFIHKFLSSISGSPIMIAISDDQGYILEFTGDPAIIHMIRRIGIEEGIQFNNDAGTNSIDLCLTHQRPFQLVGQDHYHKMLHRMACYTAGFHSDNGMILGTISLMMDIDFAHPHLLALLCTIADSVERELLLRRQNTQLQILNQFLLNTNFYGVIVTNGTGTILEINERCRSMLQLSNQDTYEGTSVFNINLISCYFQRAIKRHEECIGVELCMTLKDGERHYMLDVLPVYDSGRSVVRVVGSIRDITEMKKTEELLNNTEKLVFAGQIAVGIAHEIRNPLTTVKGMLQLSGKDNRLRHYDLIMSELERMNLIVGEFLVLGKQQAVQFRQECCYQILREVLHLFEIQAALNSITIECTVHEDHMIYCDRNQIKQVFMNILRNAVEALPYGGHVRISLDREDVFQRIRFTDDGMGMSAEMLQRVGEPFQTTKVEGNGLGIMIVKKIIEAHKGRVAINSEMNKGTQVDIDLPIAKV; from the coding sequence ATGGGAAGACCATTATGTGAAGCCAATGATGCACATGCCATCGCGGCATCCAAACAATATTGCAAACAGACCGGAGTCAATCCGGATGAGCCTCCCATATTTAACCGGAGATACAGCCATGCCGAGCTGGCGGGCAAACGGGCGCAATACGGGGAGTATATTGAGGTCATCCATTTTTTCATTCATAAATTTTTATCCTCGATTTCAGGCAGTCCCATCATGATCGCGATATCGGATGATCAGGGGTATATTCTGGAATTTACAGGCGATCCCGCCATTATTCATATGATCCGTCGCATAGGCATTGAAGAGGGGATCCAGTTCAACAATGATGCGGGCACGAATTCCATTGATTTATGCTTGACCCACCAACGTCCCTTCCAGCTTGTGGGCCAGGATCACTACCACAAGATGCTGCATCGGATGGCTTGTTATACTGCTGGTTTTCACAGCGATAACGGCATGATTTTGGGGACGATTTCGCTCATGATGGATATTGATTTTGCCCATCCTCATTTGCTGGCGCTGCTGTGCACGATAGCGGATTCCGTGGAGCGGGAGCTTTTGCTGCGCAGACAAAATACACAGCTGCAAATATTGAACCAGTTCCTGCTGAATACGAATTTCTACGGGGTTATCGTTACGAACGGGACCGGCACCATTCTGGAGATAAATGAACGCTGCCGTTCGATGCTGCAGCTAAGCAATCAGGATACATATGAGGGCACCTCCGTTTTTAATATAAATCTGATCAGCTGCTATTTTCAGCGCGCCATCAAACGCCACGAGGAATGTATCGGTGTTGAGCTGTGCATGACGCTGAAGGATGGCGAGCGCCATTATATGCTGGACGTGCTTCCCGTCTACGACTCCGGACGTTCCGTGGTTCGCGTGGTGGGAAGCATTCGCGATATCACGGAAATGAAAAAGACCGAGGAATTGCTGAATAATACGGAAAAGCTTGTTTTTGCCGGTCAAATTGCGGTCGGTATCGCCCATGAAATCCGAAATCCATTAACTACGGTTAAGGGGATGCTGCAGCTATCGGGGAAGGACAACCGGCTTCGGCATTATGACTTGATCATGTCGGAACTTGAGCGGATGAATCTGATCGTTGGCGAATTTCTTGTTTTGGGCAAGCAGCAGGCTGTCCAGTTCAGGCAGGAATGCTGTTATCAAATTCTTCGGGAAGTGCTGCATCTGTTTGAAATTCAAGCCGCTCTTAACAGTATTACCATTGAATGTACCGTCCACGAAGATCATATGATCTATTGCGATCGCAACCAAATTAAGCAGGTATTCATGAATATTTTGCGAAACGCGGTGGAAGCTTTGCCTTATGGCGGGCATGTCCGGATTTCTCTTGATCGGGAGGATGTCTTTCAAAGAATCAGGTTTACGGATGACGGCATGGGGATGAGTGCCGAAATGCTGCAGCGGGTCGGGGAACCTTTTCAGACGACCAAGGTGGAAGGCAACGGCCTGGGTATCATGATCGTCAAAAAAATCATCGAAGCCCATAAAGGGCGAGTGGCGATTAACAGTGAAATGAATAAAGGGACACAGGTGGATATTGATCTGCCGATCGCTAAAGTATGA